One part of the Gammaproteobacteria bacterium genome encodes these proteins:
- the purH gene encoding bifunctional phosphoribosylaminoimidazolecarboxamide formyltransferase/IMP cyclohydrolase, whose product MNAGLHTVRRALISVSDKDGLVEFARGLCEFGVEILSTGGTARLLADNGIPVTEVSQYTGFPEMMDGRIKTLHPKVHGGLLGRRGVDDAVMARHGIAPIDLLVLNLYPFERVASRPDAKFDDIIENIDIGGPAMLRAAAKNFAYVAVATDPAQYAGVLAELAANDGRLSARTRYSLAVAAFNRVAQYDARISDVLSSIDAPGDAGAQRRARFPAQANGNFVKVMDLRYGENPHQQAAFYRDLYPAPGSLATFAQLQGKELSYNNIADADAAWECVRQFDAPACVIVKHANPCGVAVGTAPGDAYELAYATDPTSAFGGIIAFNTKLDAATAQTILDRQFVEVLIAPEYEDGALAYAKKKANVRVLRIPAAPISKGFIDTKRVGSGLLMQTADDRVVTRDELKVVTKLAPTEAQLADLLFAWKVAKFVKSNAIVYAKDRRTIGVGAGQMSRVYSARIAGIKAHDAGLAVAGSVMASDAFFPFRDGIDAAAEAGIKAVIQPGGSMRDAEVIAAADEHDIAMVFTGVRHFRH is encoded by the coding sequence ATGAACGCAGGATTGCACACCGTCAGGCGCGCCCTGATCAGCGTCTCGGACAAGGATGGCCTGGTGGAATTCGCGCGCGGCCTGTGCGAATTCGGCGTCGAGATCCTCTCCACCGGCGGCACCGCCCGCCTGCTGGCGGACAACGGCATCCCGGTGACCGAGGTCTCGCAGTACACCGGCTTCCCGGAGATGATGGACGGGAGGATCAAGACCCTGCACCCGAAGGTCCATGGCGGCCTGCTCGGCCGGCGCGGCGTGGACGACGCTGTGATGGCACGGCACGGCATCGCACCGATCGACCTGCTGGTGCTGAACCTGTACCCGTTCGAGCGCGTGGCGAGCCGGCCCGACGCGAAGTTCGACGACATCATCGAGAACATCGATATCGGCGGCCCGGCGATGCTGCGCGCGGCGGCCAAGAACTTCGCCTATGTCGCGGTCGCCACCGACCCGGCGCAATACGCCGGCGTGCTCGCCGAACTCGCCGCCAACGACGGCCGGCTGTCGGCGCGGACCCGCTATTCCCTGGCCGTCGCCGCGTTCAACCGCGTCGCCCAGTACGACGCGCGCATCAGCGACGTGCTGTCGTCGATCGACGCGCCGGGCGATGCAGGCGCACAGCGCCGCGCGCGGTTCCCGGCCCAGGCCAACGGCAACTTCGTCAAGGTCATGGATCTGCGTTACGGCGAGAACCCGCACCAGCAGGCCGCGTTCTACCGCGACCTGTACCCGGCGCCGGGCTCGCTGGCGACATTCGCCCAGTTGCAGGGCAAGGAGCTGAGCTACAACAACATCGCCGACGCGGACGCGGCGTGGGAGTGCGTGCGCCAGTTCGACGCGCCGGCCTGCGTTATCGTCAAACATGCCAACCCCTGTGGCGTCGCCGTCGGCACGGCGCCGGGCGACGCCTACGAACTGGCCTACGCCACCGACCCGACCAGCGCCTTCGGCGGCATCATCGCGTTCAACACGAAGCTGGACGCGGCGACCGCGCAGACTATCCTCGACCGCCAGTTCGTCGAGGTGCTGATCGCGCCGGAGTATGAGGATGGCGCGCTAGCCTACGCGAAGAAGAAGGCCAACGTGCGCGTACTGCGCATCCCGGCGGCACCAATATCGAAAGGTTTCATCGACACCAAGCGCGTCGGCTCCGGCCTGCTGATGCAGACCGCCGACGACCGCGTGGTGACCCGCGACGAGTTGAAGGTGGTGACGAAGCTGGCGCCGACCGAGGCGCAGCTCGCCGACCTGCTGTTCGCGTGGAAGGTGGCGAAGTTCGTCAAGTCGAACGCGATCGTCTACGCGAAGGACCGGCGTACGATCGGCGTCGGCGCCGGCCAGATGAGCCGCGTCTACTCAGCGCGCATCGCCGGGATCAAGGCGCACGACGCCGGGCTGGCGGTGGCAGGCTCGGTGATGGCGTCGGACGCCTTCTTCCCGTTCCGCGACGGCATCGACGCCGCAGCGGAGGCCGGGATCAAGGCGGTGATCCAGCCCGGCGGTTCCATGCGCGACGCGGAAGTCATTGCCGCCGCCGACGAGCACGACATCGCCATGGTGTTCACCGGCGTGCGGCACTTCCGGCACTAA
- a CDS encoding chitobiase/beta-hexosaminidase C-terminal domain-containing protein — protein sequence MAPRAEPGGWRRAAALLAAVLCASQAGRASDIPDTDFVQVNDTVLAGAISNGFFYLGGAFTTVNGSSFPRLAKITLAQNQPVATWAPQMDATVRALAVSTNGASLYIGGDFTLIGAVARGRLAALSIASGAVIPTWNANGEGDVNGSIRALALAPDGRTLYIGGDFTTVGGVARNHIASVNTTTGAVLPWDPGADGSVRALALSSDGATLYAGGDFTVIGAQPRPGLAALQTVNAKAAGWNPAPVDGTVHALALAGATLYAGGDFGQIGGAARNNLAALDTGIDSDMALAWNPDVDGPVHALSLSSDGARLYAGGAFAAVNGVTPRNRIAGFRADIDSADTIAWDPGFDSAITSVDFLIASVDGSALYAGGDFTRIGATDLVGLAAFGIAAPLTTVDTEGGGYTSLSQVTLTCVDRAGAGCAEIYYTTDGSDPVTPVSYTAPVDVAITGDTTLRYFSVDADGNREVENTTVYAIDTSSPVTVNSLPGALYGSADIGEVELSCADDNIALGCTTYYTLDGTEPTTASTAYTEAISLAGLFPPADIDPDEVDPLLHLAGTVTLKYFSRDDAGNQEATQTVLYQVDLSGPAVGVSHAAGNYAGPIAVTLSCNDGTGSGCVDMYYTLDNSTPSDGNITDEDGNVIPRTTRYTDPIPISTGSVLRVLALDVAGNQTSGIVGIYSFTSDTGTDRNSVGGMDAAMLLLLALAWWRRISGDGLLKQGDRF from the coding sequence ATGGCGCCGCGCGCTGAGCCCGGGGGGTGGCGCCGTGCGGCCGCGCTGCTGGCGGCGGTCTTGTGCGCGTCGCAGGCCGGTCGTGCCTCGGACATCCCCGACACCGACTTCGTGCAGGTGAACGATACGGTCCTGGCCGGGGCGATCAGCAACGGCTTCTTCTATCTCGGCGGTGCATTCACCACCGTCAACGGTTCTTCGTTCCCGCGTCTCGCGAAGATCACCCTCGCGCAGAACCAGCCGGTCGCGACCTGGGCGCCGCAGATGGATGCGACGGTGCGCGCGCTGGCGGTTTCCACCAACGGCGCCAGCCTGTATATCGGCGGCGACTTCACCCTGATCGGCGCGGTGGCGCGCGGACGTCTCGCGGCCCTGAGCATCGCGAGCGGCGCCGTGATCCCGACCTGGAATGCGAACGGCGAAGGCGACGTGAACGGCAGCATCCGCGCGCTGGCGCTCGCGCCCGACGGCCGTACGCTGTACATCGGCGGGGATTTCACCACGGTCGGCGGCGTTGCGCGCAATCACATCGCGAGCGTGAACACCACCACCGGCGCGGTGCTGCCGTGGGATCCCGGCGCCGACGGCAGCGTGCGCGCGCTGGCCCTGTCGAGCGATGGCGCCACACTCTATGCCGGCGGCGATTTCACCGTTATCGGCGCGCAGCCGCGCCCGGGACTTGCCGCCCTGCAGACCGTGAATGCCAAGGCGGCGGGCTGGAATCCCGCTCCGGTGGACGGAACGGTTCACGCCCTCGCCCTCGCGGGGGCCACGCTGTACGCGGGCGGGGATTTCGGCCAGATCGGCGGCGCGGCGCGCAACAATCTCGCCGCGCTCGATACCGGCATCGACAGCGATATGGCCCTGGCCTGGAATCCGGATGTCGACGGCCCGGTGCACGCGCTCTCGCTGTCCAGTGACGGTGCGCGCCTCTATGCCGGCGGCGCGTTCGCCGCCGTCAATGGCGTGACTCCCCGCAACCGCATCGCCGGCTTCCGTGCCGATATCGATAGCGCGGACACCATTGCCTGGGATCCGGGGTTCGACAGCGCGATCACCTCGGTGGATTTTCTGATCGCCTCCGTGGACGGATCCGCCTTGTACGCGGGCGGCGACTTCACCCGCATCGGCGCGACGGATCTTGTCGGACTCGCCGCCTTCGGCATCGCAGCGCCGCTCACGACGGTCGACACGGAGGGCGGTGGCTATACCTCCCTGTCCCAGGTCACGCTCACCTGCGTCGACCGCGCGGGCGCGGGCTGCGCCGAGATCTACTACACCACCGACGGCAGCGACCCGGTGACGCCGGTCAGCTATACCGCGCCGGTGGATGTCGCGATCACCGGTGACACCACGCTCAGATATTTCTCCGTTGACGCGGACGGAAACCGCGAGGTGGAGAACACCACGGTCTATGCGATCGACACCAGCTCCCCGGTCACCGTCAATTCCCTGCCCGGCGCGCTCTACGGCAGCGCCGACATCGGGGAGGTCGAGCTGAGCTGCGCCGACGACAATATCGCGCTCGGGTGCACTACCTATTACACCCTCGACGGTACCGAGCCGACCACGGCATCCACGGCCTACACCGAAGCGATCTCTCTCGCCGGACTGTTTCCGCCGGCGGACATCGATCCGGACGAGGTGGACCCGCTGCTGCATCTCGCCGGCACGGTCACGCTGAAATATTTCTCGCGGGACGACGCCGGCAACCAAGAGGCGACGCAGACCGTGCTGTATCAGGTCGACCTCTCGGGTCCGGCCGTCGGCGTCTCGCATGCGGCGGGTAATTACGCCGGGCCCATCGCCGTGACGCTGAGCTGCAACGACGGCACCGGTTCGGGCTGCGTGGACATGTATTACACCCTCGACAACAGCACGCCATCCGACGGCAACATCACGGACGAGGACGGCAATGTCATCCCGCGGACCACACGTTACACAGACCCTATCCCGATCTCCACCGGCTCGGTCCTGCGGGTACTCGCGCTCGACGTTGCCGGCAACCAGACCAGCGGGATCGTCGGCATCTATTCCTTCACTTCGGATACGGGCACGGACCGCAACAGCGTGGGCGGTATGGACGCGGCCATGCTGTTGTTGCTGGCGCTGGCTTGGTGGAGGCGGATCAGCGGGGACGGATTGTTGAAGCAAGGGGACAGATTTTAA